The following are encoded together in the Candidatus Omnitrophota bacterium genome:
- the nadC gene encoding carboxylating nicotinate-nucleotide diphosphorylase, with the protein MVLNESFPSEKKAELDWQKIDSILRHALIEDIGKGDITTQLTIPKDKETEAVLLAKEDCVVCGLDIAGRVFKIVDSQLDFKTTVKEGRFVKNGKVLAKITGKASSILSAERVALNLLSMLSGIATKTREYAKEVEPYKVKITDTRKTIPGLRDLQKYAVRIGGGFNHRAGLDEMILIKDNHIKVTEGYSKLPSVPKGFKIEIEVQDLEEFKHALRFKPDVIMLDNMELEDMKSAVQIRNNTLFNSHHPRTKLEASGNINLKNVKKVASCGVDIISIGELTHSIEAADISLEIK; encoded by the coding sequence ATGGTATTAAATGAAAGTTTTCCTTCGGAGAAAAAGGCAGAGTTGGATTGGCAGAAGATTGACAGTATTTTAAGGCATGCTTTGATAGAAGATATCGGTAAGGGTGATATCACCACTCAATTGACTATCCCAAAAGATAAAGAAACCGAAGCAGTTTTATTAGCAAAAGAGGATTGTGTTGTTTGCGGCCTGGATATCGCAGGGAGAGTATTTAAAATAGTGGATTCGCAGCTAGATTTCAAAACTACTGTCAAAGAAGGCAGGTTTGTAAAGAACGGAAAGGTTTTGGCTAAAATAACCGGGAAAGCCAGCAGTATCTTGTCTGCAGAAAGGGTAGCCTTAAATCTATTATCTATGCTTTCCGGCATTGCTACAAAAACCCGAGAGTATGCAAAGGAAGTGGAGCCTTATAAGGTAAAAATCACCGATACCCGTAAGACAATACCCGGTTTAAGGGACTTACAGAAATATGCGGTAAGGATAGGCGGCGGTTTTAACCATAGAGCCGGCCTGGATGAAATGATACTTATAAAAGATAATCATATTAAGGTAACCGAAGGCTATAGCAAATTGCCAAGTGTGCCAAAAGGGTTTAAAATCGAGATTGAAGTCCAGGATTTGGAGGAGTTCAAGCATGCTTTGAGGTTTAAGCCTGATGTGATAATGCTGGATAATATGGAGTTGGAAGATATGAAGAGCGCTGTCCAGATCAGGAATAATACGCTTTTTAACAGCCATCATCCTAGGACAAAGCTTGAAGCATCGGGTAATATAAATCTGAAAAACGTAAAGAAAGTCGCCTCTTGCGGAGTGGATATAATTTCTATCGGCGAGTTGACGCATTCTATAGAGGCAGCAGACATCTCGCTGGAGATTAAGTGA
- a CDS encoding aspartate kinase: protein MSKGLIVQKFGGSSVANVECIQNVARKVTAYKKQGYDLVVVVSALGDTTDELIELANKINVEPSEREMDMLLSTGEQISVALLAMAIHKLGFEAISFTGAQVGIITDTSHTKARIVKIEAKRIIEKVNEGKIVIVAGFQGITPDYDITTLGRGGSDLTAVALAKELKADHCEIYTDVKGIYTTDPRIDSRARKIESITYDEMLEMASLGAQVMQARSIEVAKKYDVPIHVRSSFSDEPGTMIIKEVKNMEEVLVSGVTLNKNETKITVCNVPDKPGVAAKIFKEMSGAGISVDMIVQNVSHLRQTDISFTVDKASSPKAMKIAKSVARKIKAGDVLEGPDIARVSIVGVGMKSHPGVAATMFDILAKIKANIEMISTSEISISCIIEKKFAEKAVRALHEKFNLGK from the coding sequence ATGTCTAAAGGTCTGATAGTCCAGAAATTCGGAGGTTCTTCTGTAGCCAATGTTGAATGTATACAGAACGTAGCAAGAAAAGTAACTGCTTATAAAAAACAGGGATATGATTTGGTAGTCGTGGTTTCTGCTTTAGGGGATACAACCGATGAATTGATTGAGCTGGCGAATAAAATTAATGTAGAGCCTTCTGAGCGGGAAATGGATATGTTGCTTTCTACCGGAGAGCAGATATCGGTCGCGTTACTGGCAATGGCTATCCATAAATTGGGATTTGAAGCCATATCTTTTACCGGAGCCCAGGTTGGTATTATCACTGATACCAGCCATACAAAGGCACGAATAGTAAAAATTGAAGCAAAGAGGATAATAGAGAAAGTGAATGAAGGAAAGATCGTTATTGTTGCCGGGTTCCAGGGAATAACTCCGGATTATGATATAACTACTTTGGGCAGGGGAGGGTCTGATCTTACTGCTGTAGCTTTAGCTAAAGAGCTTAAGGCTGATCATTGCGAAATATATACCGACGTTAAGGGTATATACACAACCGATCCTAGGATCGACTCGAGAGCCAGGAAGATAGAGAGTATAACATATGATGAGATGCTGGAAATGGCATCATTAGGCGCTCAGGTAATGCAGGCGCGTTCAATCGAAGTAGCAAAAAAATACGACGTACCTATACATGTACGTTCTTCTTTTTCTGATGAACCGGGTACTATGATTATTAAGGAGGTTAAAAACATGGAAGAAGTTTTGGTAAGCGGTGTTACCTTGAATAAGAATGAAACGAAAATAACTGTTTGTAATGTTCCCGATAAACCGGGAGTCGCGGCTAAAATATTCAAGGAGATGTCGGGTGCCGGCATAAGTGTCGATATGATCGTCCAGAACGTCAGCCATTTAAGGCAGACCGATATTTCGTTTACTGTAGATAAAGCATCTTCTCCTAAAGCGATGAAGATTGCAAAAAGCGTAGCAAGGAAGATAAAAGCCGGCGATGTCCTGGAAGGGCCAGATATAGCAAGAGTTTCTATAGTAGGCGTAGGCATGAAGTCGCATCCGGGCGTTGCTGCAACCATGTTTGACATACTTGCAAAAATCAAGGCTAATATTGAAATGATCTCAACTTCAGAAATAAGCATATCGTGTATTATTGAAAAGAAGTTTGCAGAGAAGGCAGTTCGTGCCTTGCACGAGAAATTTAATCTCGGAAAGTAG
- a CDS encoding valine--tRNA ligase, producing the protein MAIELSKQYNPHEVEDKWYFDWEKNGYFKTSPSKNRIPFCIVIPPPNVTGILHMGHALNNTIQDILIRYHRMNGEAALWMPGTDHAGIATQNVVEKSLARENIKRQDLGREKFIEKVLLWKDKYGSTIIHQLKKLGASCDWSRERFTMDEAYSRAVKHVFVRLWDKGLIYQGDKIINWCPRCQTALSDEEAPHHELDGHLYYLKYPLKADPDTFIIVATTRPETMLGDTAVAVNPRDKRYKKFLNKILLLPLVGREIKVIGDSSVDMKFGTGAVKVTPAHDPNDYIMGNRHKLKFVNVMYPDGRMNENAGEYKGMDRFEAREVIIEDLREKGLLDKIEPHALSAGHCYRCHTIIEPYLSRQWFVKMSPLAKPAIEAVKKGKIKFHPKRWTKVYLNWMENIQDWCISRQIWWGHRLPVYYCKECIKNAGEFTVHSSQFTGKNKAGIIVSETKLDKCPKCGSSDIHQEEDVLDTWFSSWLWPFATFYWPDFQKQSAISHQPSAFSSQLDSLQSTVHSPPSTDKDISARLKADLDYFYPTSTLVTAPEIIFFWVARMIMAGMEFMHNVPFKDVYIHGTVRDIEGKKMSKSLGNIIDPLEIISQYGADALRFSLISITSQGQDVYLSKDRFEQGRNFANKLWNASRFILMNMEEADSGKVNQIRQNSTNIVNKWILSRYNSTIKQVSSYLNAYKFNEAANAIYGFFWHEFCDWYLEIIKPNIKDDESRVITRIILEGTLKMLHPFMPFISEEIWRMIPGNTSTIMFSSWPVHSEKAIDKKIEARVNMVFDVISSIRNMRSELEIAVTDKINVKLFTGSKPNLETLNFMSGDIKLMSKLDNLEISKDYKPQINQYASVLKDIHIIIPLSGVIDVEKYLLKLGKRIQEVSSQIEAKGRTLENKDFIARAPAEVIKKEQDKLEELKETLNKLKVVKDGIK; encoded by the coding sequence ATGGCTATAGAGCTTTCAAAGCAGTATAATCCTCACGAAGTTGAGGACAAATGGTATTTTGACTGGGAAAAAAACGGGTATTTTAAAACCTCCCCGTCTAAGAACAGAATCCCTTTTTGTATAGTTATCCCTCCGCCTAATGTGACGGGTATTTTGCACATGGGGCATGCTTTAAATAATACGATACAAGATATTCTTATCCGGTACCACCGCATGAATGGCGAGGCTGCTCTATGGATGCCGGGCACAGATCATGCCGGCATTGCTACTCAGAACGTCGTTGAAAAAAGTTTGGCAAGGGAGAATATTAAACGCCAGGATTTAGGCAGGGAAAAGTTTATTGAAAAAGTGTTATTATGGAAAGACAAATACGGCTCTACGATAATTCATCAGCTTAAGAAACTGGGTGCTTCCTGTGATTGGTCAAGGGAGCGTTTTACTATGGATGAAGCGTATTCCAGGGCGGTAAAACATGTATTTGTGCGTTTGTGGGACAAGGGGCTTATTTATCAAGGGGATAAGATAATTAACTGGTGTCCTCGCTGCCAGACAGCTTTATCTGATGAAGAAGCACCGCATCATGAACTTGATGGTCATCTTTATTATTTGAAATATCCTTTGAAGGCCGATCCTGATACTTTCATTATTGTGGCTACTACCAGGCCGGAAACAATGCTTGGAGATACAGCCGTCGCAGTTAACCCCAGGGATAAAAGATATAAAAAATTCTTGAATAAAATCCTGTTATTGCCTTTGGTTGGCAGGGAGATAAAAGTAATCGGCGATAGTTCAGTGGATATGAAATTCGGAACCGGTGCTGTAAAAGTTACACCTGCCCATGATCCGAATGACTATATAATGGGCAATAGGCATAAACTGAAATTTGTAAATGTTATGTATCCGGATGGCCGGATGAATGAGAATGCCGGAGAGTATAAGGGTATGGATAGGTTTGAGGCACGGGAAGTGATTATAGAAGACCTCAGAGAAAAAGGATTACTGGATAAAATAGAGCCACATGCGCTTTCTGCCGGGCATTGTTATCGTTGCCACACTATAATTGAACCGTATCTTTCAAGGCAATGGTTCGTTAAGATGTCCCCTTTGGCAAAACCGGCAATAGAAGCTGTGAAAAAAGGTAAAATCAAATTCCATCCTAAAAGATGGACTAAGGTATATCTTAACTGGATGGAAAATATACAGGATTGGTGTATTTCACGGCAGATATGGTGGGGGCATCGCCTGCCGGTATATTATTGTAAGGAATGTATAAAGAATGCCGGCGAGTTCACGGTTCATAGTTCACAGTTCACAGGTAAGAATAAAGCCGGTATTATAGTTTCTGAAACTAAGCTGGATAAATGTCCTAAGTGCGGTTCATCGGATATACATCAGGAAGAAGATGTTTTAGATACATGGTTTTCTTCCTGGCTATGGCCTTTTGCTACTTTTTATTGGCCGGATTTTCAAAAGCAATCAGCCATCAGCCATCAGCCATCAGCTTTCAGCTCTCAGCTGGATAGTCTACAGTCTACCGTGCACAGTCCACCGTCCACAGACAAAGATATTTCTGCCAGGCTCAAGGCGGATTTGGATTATTTTTATCCTACATCCACTCTTGTAACTGCACCTGAGATTATCTTCTTTTGGGTAGCCAGAATGATTATGGCGGGCATGGAGTTTATGCATAATGTCCCCTTTAAGGATGTTTACATCCATGGCACAGTGCGCGATATAGAAGGCAAGAAAATGTCTAAATCCCTGGGTAATATTATAGACCCGCTTGAGATTATAAGCCAGTACGGTGCTGATGCCCTTCGCTTTAGCCTCATATCGATTACTTCTCAGGGGCAGGATGTATATCTTTCTAAGGACAGGTTCGAGCAGGGCAGGAATTTCGCGAATAAGCTTTGGAATGCATCGCGTTTTATACTGATGAATATGGAAGAGGCAGACTCAGGCAAAGTTAACCAAATACGTCAAAACAGCACTAATATCGTAAATAAATGGATATTAAGCAGGTACAATTCCACAATAAAACAGGTTTCATCTTATCTTAATGCATATAAATTTAATGAAGCGGCAAATGCTATTTACGGTTTCTTCTGGCACGAGTTTTGTGATTGGTATCTTGAGATTATAAAGCCGAATATAAAAGATGATGAAAGCCGGGTAATTACGCGTATTATCCTTGAGGGTACCCTTAAAATGCTGCATCCTTTCATGCCTTTTATAAGCGAAGAAATATGGCGGATGATCCCCGGTAATACTTCTACTATAATGTTTAGCAGCTGGCCGGTTCATTCTGAGAAAGCAATAGACAAAAAGATAGAGGCCCGGGTTAATATGGTCTTTGATGTGATTAGCAGCATAAGGAATATGCGTTCCGAGCTTGAAATAGCAGTAACTGATAAAATAAATGTTAAACTTTTTACCGGCAGCAAGCCGAATTTGGAAACGCTTAATTTTATGAGCGGAGACATCAAATTAATGTCAAAGCTGGATAATCTCGAGATCTCTAAAGATTATAAGCCTCAGATTAACCAATATGCAAGCGTCCTAAAGGATATCCATATAATAATCCCATTGTCCGGAGTTATTGATGTAGAGAAATACCTGCTTAAACTGGGTAAGCGTATCCAGGAAGTTTCATCCCAGATTGAAGCAAAGGGCAGGACATTGGAAAATAAGGATTTTATCGCACGGGCACCAGCAGAAGTCATAAAGAAAGAACAGGATAAATTAGAAGAACTTAAAGAAACCCTGAACAAACTAAAGGTGGTGAAAGATGGTATTAAATGA
- a CDS encoding carbon starvation protein A, with the protein MSSFLILLLSFAVFAWAYFFYAKRFEAILGADPKKPTPAFSKFDSVDYIPAKNVLVLFGHHFSSIAGAGPIIGPVIAVMLWGWLPALLWVIIGTVFIGGIHDFGSLVVSIKQGGSSVADVSQHVISKRVKIIFSLFVWLALILVIAVFAWFCADTFVKEPKIVLPSLGLIPVAILCGYLLYVRQRNLASVTALGLLLLVGLIFVGNILPIKAGLNIWLFILLFYCYLASILPVNILLQPRDYLSSYLLFFGLGMGYICLLFTRPPIEMPFYHNWVSSEGYLWPALFVTVACGAVSGFHSLIASGTTSKQISNEAQARKIGYGAMVVEAMLAILAVLSVAVLFNSRMNFAAILKSRGPSALFGDGYGYITKPMLGSYGLFVAITILNAFILTTLDTATRITRYISEELFKIKNKHISTAFVIFLAGMLAFSGKWSRIWPVFGASNQLVAALSLFVLASWLIAKHKTIRFVLAPAIFMLITTLVSLLAQARRYFISRDIMLLIIVILLMGLAFFMILEVVPLISKRRRVNV; encoded by the coding sequence ATGAGTTCGTTTCTTATACTTCTTTTATCATTTGCTGTCTTTGCCTGGGCATATTTTTTTTATGCTAAACGCTTTGAGGCTATTTTAGGCGCAGATCCTAAGAAGCCTACACCGGCTTTTTCTAAATTCGATAGCGTTGATTATATCCCTGCAAAAAATGTTTTAGTGCTTTTTGGCCATCATTTTTCTTCTATCGCGGGAGCCGGGCCGATAATCGGGCCTGTTATTGCGGTGATGCTCTGGGGTTGGTTGCCGGCGTTGTTATGGGTCATAATCGGTACAGTTTTTATAGGCGGGATACACGATTTTGGCTCTTTAGTAGTCTCTATTAAGCAGGGGGGTTCTTCTGTCGCAGATGTTTCACAGCATGTAATAAGCAAGAGGGTCAAAATTATTTTTTCGCTTTTTGTCTGGCTTGCCCTTATTTTAGTTATCGCTGTTTTTGCCTGGTTTTGCGCCGATACGTTTGTTAAAGAGCCAAAAATAGTCCTTCCTTCGCTTGGGCTTATACCGGTAGCAATCCTTTGCGGTTACCTTTTATATGTAAGGCAGCGCAATCTGGCTTCGGTTACCGCATTAGGGTTACTGCTTTTAGTTGGGTTAATTTTTGTTGGTAATATATTGCCGATTAAAGCAGGCCTGAATATCTGGCTTTTTATACTTCTTTTTTATTGTTACTTGGCATCAATTCTTCCGGTTAATATTCTTCTTCAGCCCCGGGATTACCTGAGCAGCTACCTATTGTTCTTTGGGCTCGGTATGGGGTACATTTGTTTGTTATTTACCAGACCGCCGATTGAGATGCCTTTTTATCATAATTGGGTATCCAGTGAAGGTTATTTATGGCCCGCGTTATTTGTGACTGTTGCCTGCGGAGCGGTTTCCGGATTTCATTCTTTGATTGCCAGCGGTACGACTTCAAAACAGATATCCAATGAAGCTCAGGCAAGAAAAATAGGCTATGGGGCAATGGTCGTGGAGGCCATGCTTGCAATATTAGCGGTTTTATCAGTAGCAGTACTTTTTAATTCTAGAATGAATTTTGCCGCTATTCTTAAATCAAGAGGCCCCTCTGCGCTGTTTGGTGACGGATATGGTTATATCACTAAGCCTATGCTTGGCAGTTATGGGTTGTTTGTAGCCATTACTATCTTGAATGCTTTTATCCTTACGACGTTGGATACCGCAACTAGGATTACCAGGTATATAAGCGAAGAGCTTTTTAAAATAAAAAACAAACACATATCTACTGCTTTTGTTATTTTTTTGGCAGGCATGCTTGCTTTCAGCGGCAAATGGAGTAGGATTTGGCCGGTTTTTGGAGCATCAAATCAACTGGTAGCAGCTTTATCTTTATTTGTTTTGGCATCATGGTTGATAGCAAAACATAAGACAATACGTTTTGTTTTGGCCCCAGCCATATTTATGCTCATTACCACTTTAGTTTCACTTTTAGCGCAGGCCAGGAGATATTTTATTTCTAGGGACATAATGCTTTTAATTATTGTGATTCTTTTAATGGGTTTAGCTTTTTTTATGATACTGGAGGTCGTTCCTTTAATTTCTAAGAGGAGAAGAGTTAATGTCTAA
- a CDS encoding DUF3108 domain-containing protein translates to MIARFAKFILLPCLLVVLFCPRIYPQNFANNNKQIKIDKPEKELKVGEKLKFSLQWLGVPIGWIELETKGIVSIEGNNCYQIVARAFPNSFFRKIYNVEYAVNSFIDKKGLFTRRFTKRKLYNGKVTDVIIDFDLQNKQAKYRNLTTNQDFTVKALSFAQDLLSSLYYLRLQDLKLGSKYKVDIVYGDKFWNINAEVDDVKALDLRKLGTFNVVKVDLNAELSQMVLGKKDMRLFLTSDSRRIPVLFTLHTSMGPVRGIIQEIKPGSQWKNSS, encoded by the coding sequence GTGATAGCAAGGTTTGCTAAGTTTATTTTGCTGCCATGTTTACTGGTTGTTTTGTTTTGCCCCAGGATTTACCCGCAGAATTTTGCCAATAATAATAAGCAGATCAAGATCGATAAGCCGGAAAAAGAACTTAAGGTCGGAGAGAAGCTTAAATTTAGCCTCCAGTGGCTGGGTGTACCCATAGGCTGGATTGAGCTTGAAACAAAGGGAATTGTTTCAATTGAAGGCAATAACTGCTATCAAATAGTTGCCAGGGCTTTTCCGAACAGTTTTTTCAGAAAGATATACAATGTAGAATACGCGGTCAATTCATTTATAGACAAGAAAGGGCTTTTTACAAGGCGTTTTACCAAGCGTAAGCTCTACAATGGTAAAGTAACTGATGTTATTATTGATTTTGATTTACAGAATAAACAGGCTAAATACAGGAATCTTACTACTAATCAGGATTTTACTGTTAAAGCATTATCTTTTGCCCAGGATCTATTATCCAGCCTTTATTATCTTCGTCTCCAAGATCTGAAGTTAGGCTCAAAATATAAGGTAGACATAGTTTATGGGGATAAGTTTTGGAATATTAATGCTGAGGTTGACGATGTCAAGGCTTTGGATTTGCGTAAATTAGGGACTTTTAATGTGGTAAAGGTAGACCTGAATGCCGAATTAAGCCAGATGGTACTTGGTAAAAAAGATATGCGGCTTTTCCTGACTTCTGATTCAAGAAGGATACCTGTGCTGTTTACCTTGCATACTTCTATGGGGCCGGTTAGGGGCATAATCCAGGAAATTAAACCCGGTTCACAATGGAAAAATTCATCCTAA
- a CDS encoding citramalate synthase codes for MPKVKLYDTTLRDGSQGEGISYSVLDKSRIARELDSLGIHYIEGGWPGSNPKDMEFFVQMAKKPLKNSTLVAFSMTRRPNIKASDDQNIKAILKSKAKSVAIVGKTWDLHVSDVLKVELDENIRMIEDTVSFLVSKGLEVFYDAEHFFDAYKHNKEYTFKCLAAAELAGAKAICLCDTNGGMLTSELARIVREIRPLVKVGLGIHCHNDCGVAVANSLTAVEAGCDIVQGTINGYGERCGNADLIPIIANLMLKMKISCLGEDKLKELTKVSHFVSEMANMKQRSDQPFVGDSSFAHKGGMHINAVVKNPKSYEHIDPSLVGNHRRILVSELGGKTGIMLRAKNLEFDLAKEDAKTKKILKLIQDLEHKGYHFEAAEASFELLMKKALKKYNKFFELEGFRVVIEKVSNKKITSEAIIRVKVKGVKEHTAADGDGPVNALDNALRKALKDFYPSLSKMHLSDFKVRVLDEKDGTAAKVRVLIQSQDETDSWSTVGVSENIIEASWQALVDSVEYKLLKDTKKQP; via the coding sequence ATGCCTAAGGTAAAATTATACGATACTACATTAAGGGACGGTTCTCAGGGAGAGGGCATCTCTTATTCTGTACTGGATAAATCCCGCATAGCAAGAGAGCTCGATTCTCTCGGTATTCATTACATTGAAGGAGGTTGGCCAGGGTCAAACCCTAAAGATATGGAGTTCTTCGTTCAGATGGCCAAGAAGCCTCTTAAAAACTCAACACTTGTTGCTTTTAGTATGACTCGCAGGCCAAATATAAAAGCCAGCGATGACCAGAATATCAAGGCAATACTGAAATCCAAAGCAAAATCAGTTGCTATTGTAGGTAAGACCTGGGATTTGCATGTCAGTGATGTCTTAAAAGTAGAGCTTGATGAAAATATCAGAATGATCGAAGATACAGTCTCTTTCCTTGTTTCCAAGGGCCTTGAGGTATTTTATGATGCCGAACATTTTTTTGATGCATATAAACATAACAAGGAATACACTTTCAAATGCCTTGCAGCTGCAGAGTTGGCAGGTGCTAAAGCGATTTGTCTCTGTGACACAAACGGAGGTATGCTGACTTCAGAGTTGGCTCGAATAGTCAGGGAAATCAGGCCTCTTGTTAAAGTTGGACTTGGCATACATTGTCATAATGATTGCGGTGTTGCCGTAGCTAATTCGTTAACTGCTGTTGAGGCGGGCTGCGATATAGTACAGGGGACCATAAACGGCTACGGAGAACGGTGCGGTAATGCTGATTTGATACCCATTATTGCTAATCTGATGCTTAAGATGAAGATCAGTTGTTTAGGTGAAGATAAACTTAAGGAGCTCACAAAGGTATCGCATTTTGTAAGTGAAATGGCAAATATGAAGCAAAGGTCGGATCAGCCTTTTGTCGGTGATTCGTCTTTTGCCCACAAAGGCGGTATGCATATAAATGCAGTAGTAAAGAATCCAAAGTCCTATGAGCATATTGATCCATCCTTAGTCGGCAACCACCGCAGGATACTTGTTTCTGAGCTTGGCGGTAAAACAGGGATAATGCTGCGTGCCAAGAACCTGGAGTTTGACCTGGCCAAAGAAGATGCCAAGACAAAGAAGATATTAAAGCTTATTCAAGACCTTGAACATAAGGGTTATCATTTTGAGGCGGCAGAAGCTTCGTTTGAATTGTTGATGAAAAAGGCTTTGAAGAAATATAATAAATTCTTTGAGCTGGAAGGTTTCCGTGTTGTGATAGAGAAGGTATCTAATAAAAAGATCACTTCCGAGGCTATAATTAGAGTTAAGGTAAAAGGGGTGAAGGAGCATACTGCTGCTGATGGTGATGGCCCGGTGAATGCCCTTGATAATGCGCTTAGAAAAGCCTTGAAGGATTTTTATCCTTCGCTTTCTAAAATGCATTTGTCTGATTTTAAGGTAAGGGTATTAGATGAAAAAGACGGCACTGCCGCAAAAGTAAGAGTGCTTATACAATCACAGGATGAAACTGATTCCTGGAGTACGGTAGGGGTGTCTGAGAATATTATTGAAGCCAGCTGGCAAGCTCTTGTAGATAGTGTAGAGTATAAACTATTAAAAGATACAAAAAAGCAGCCCTGA
- a CDS encoding cofactor-independent phosphoglycerate mutase, which translates to MKYIVLVGDGMADYQIEELGNRTPLEAAKTPNMDYICKYGKIGLARTIPENMTPASDVANISILGYNPKEYYSGRGPLEAANLGIELESDDVAFRCNLVTVLDDTMVDYSAGHISSREAALIIKFIDDNLGSNKIKFYPGVGYRHLMVVKRGAESHWHELECRAPHDITGQKITKNFPRGEGSDKLIKIMQDSRPLLENHEINIVRVDLKENPANMIWLWGQGRKPAMPKFYDKYGINGSVISAVDLIKGLGRILGLEVINVKGATGYYDTDYLGKAKAALASLKDNDFVFVHVEAPDEAGHNGDLREKLTAIERFDQLIVGTILEAFKNRKDFRIMVLPDHPTPIALKTHSSDMVPFAVFGKDIVPSGAGSFSEKEAAASGFSFERAHELMDYLIKGQYK; encoded by the coding sequence ATGAAATATATTGTATTAGTCGGAGATGGCATGGCGGATTATCAGATTGAAGAGTTAGGTAACCGCACCCCTCTGGAAGCAGCCAAGACTCCAAATATGGATTATATCTGCAAGTATGGCAAGATCGGGCTGGCTAGGACTATCCCTGAAAATATGACCCCTGCTTCTGATGTAGCCAATATCTCTATATTAGGATATAACCCTAAAGAATACTATTCAGGCAGGGGGCCTCTTGAAGCCGCTAACTTAGGTATAGAGCTTGAAAGCGATGATGTTGCTTTCCGTTGTAATTTAGTTACAGTCCTTGATGATACGATGGTTGATTATAGCGCCGGTCATATAAGCTCAAGGGAAGCCGCGTTAATAATAAAATTTATTGATGATAACCTCGGCAGCAATAAGATTAAATTTTATCCGGGTGTTGGTTACAGGCATCTGATGGTTGTAAAACGCGGCGCAGAATCTCATTGGCATGAATTAGAATGTAGGGCTCCCCACGATATTACCGGGCAGAAGATTACGAAAAATTTTCCAAGAGGCGAGGGTTCAGACAAGCTTATAAAAATAATGCAGGACTCGCGTCCCCTCCTTGAAAACCATGAGATTAATATTGTCAGGGTTGACCTTAAAGAGAACCCGGCTAATATGATCTGGTTATGGGGGCAGGGCAGGAAGCCGGCTATGCCAAAGTTCTACGATAAATACGGGATAAATGGAAGCGTTATTTCGGCAGTCGATTTAATAAAAGGATTGGGCAGGATATTGGGCCTGGAAGTTATCAATGTGAAAGGCGCAACAGGCTATTATGATACAGATTATTTAGGAAAGGCAAAAGCCGCTCTGGCATCTCTTAAGGATAATGATTTTGTATTTGTGCATGTGGAGGCACCCGATGAAGCGGGGCACAATGGGGACTTAAGAGAGAAGCTTACAGCCATAGAGAGATTTGATCAGCTTATCGTTGGGACGATACTCGAAGCTTTTAAGAATAGAAAGGATTTTAGGATCATGGTATTGCCGGACCATCCTACTCCCATAGCTTTAAAGACACATTCAAGTGATATGGTCCCATTTGCTGTTTTTGGAAAAGACATTGTGCCTTCAGGCGCAGGATCGTTCAGCGAGAAAGAAGCAGCTGCATCAGGTTTTTCTTTTGAAAGAGCGCATGAGCTTATGGATTATCTTATAAAAGGCCAGTATAAATGA